Proteins encoded in a region of the Clostridium beijerinckii genome:
- a CDS encoding ABC transporter permease, which yields MGDILNATFIQELLLSTVRMATPILMVAIAELYSERAGLVNIGLDGIMAFGALIGFLVGYATGNPYIGVLAGAVGGILVNMIYAFCVIHLCAEQIVYGMAINIFAPAIASFIYKIYFGINSSLIQGPLMEAVPIPLLSDIPVIGTVLFDHTPIVYFTYLMVPITAIFLNKTKAGLNFKAVGEYPKAAESLGIHVVRQKYIASIICGALAGIGGAYLTTCYINTYSDGVVSGRGFIALSAVIFGRWMPGGVLLAALLFGFADALQLRMQVASADTPYQLLAMIPYLCTLFALAFFGIKKAGPKANGKPYFREER from the coding sequence ATGGGGGACATTTTAAATGCAACGTTCATTCAAGAATTGCTTTTATCTACAGTGCGTATGGCAACTCCTATTTTAATGGTAGCAATTGCTGAACTTTATTCAGAACGTGCTGGACTGGTGAACATTGGACTTGACGGAATTATGGCTTTTGGTGCACTTATTGGATTTTTAGTGGGATATGCTACAGGGAATCCTTACATTGGAGTTTTAGCAGGGGCAGTTGGAGGAATACTTGTTAATATGATTTATGCTTTTTGTGTAATACATCTTTGTGCAGAACAAATAGTTTATGGTATGGCGATTAACATATTTGCACCTGCTATAGCATCATTTATTTATAAGATATATTTTGGAATAAATTCATCATTAATACAAGGCCCTTTAATGGAAGCGGTGCCTATTCCTTTGTTAAGTGATATACCTGTTATAGGTACAGTATTATTTGATCATACACCTATAGTATACTTCACATATTTAATGGTGCCTATAACTGCAATATTTTTAAATAAGACAAAGGCAGGTTTAAATTTTAAAGCTGTAGGGGAATATCCTAAGGCGGCAGAATCACTAGGAATTCATGTGGTTAGACAGAAATATATTGCAAGCATTATATGTGGAGCTTTAGCTGGTATTGGAGGAGCTTATCTTACAACTTGTTATATTAACACATATTCCGATGGAGTAGTGTCAGGAAGAGGCTTTATTGCATTGTCAGCAGTAATATTTGGAAGATGGATGCCAGGCGGAGTATTATTAGCAGCATTATTATTTGGATTTGCCGATGCTCTTCAATTAAGGATGCAGGTAGCTAGCGCAGATACTCCTTATCAGCTGCTTGCAATGATTCCATATCTTTGTACACTATTTGCATTGGCATTCTTTGGAATAAAAAAGGCAGGTCCAAAGGCAAATGGAAAACCATATTTCAGAGAAGAACGTTAA
- the dpaL gene encoding diaminopropionate ammonia-lyase → MTENFKNVNFKRKNEKKTSLDFLNIDVARKAQKFHSNFHNYSMTPLTELKNLASTLGVSNIYVKDESYRFGLNAFKVLGGSYAIGNYIAEKLGQDIDNLPYDKITSDEVKKELGDITFITATDGNHGRGVAWTANRLRQKSVVYMPKGSSLERLNNIKAEGADASITDMNYDEAVRFSNDLAEKNGWVMVQDTAWEGYEKIPTWIMQGYTTMAYEVYMQLQEMKEDMPTHIFLQAGVGAFAGAVQGFFASVYGEKRPITTIVEPNKADCIYRTSEKNDGKLHFVTGDMDTIMAGLACGEPCRIGYEVLRDYSDNFVSCPDYVTAKGMRVMGNPVESDKKIISGESGAVTIGLIAEIFENKDLQWLKEELKLDENSRILCFSTEGNTDKESYRDIVWNGKYPSHR, encoded by the coding sequence ATGACTGAAAATTTTAAGAATGTTAATTTTAAAAGGAAAAATGAAAAGAAAACATCATTAGATTTTTTAAATATTGATGTTGCAAGAAAAGCACAAAAATTTCATAGCAATTTTCATAATTACAGTATGACTCCGCTTACTGAACTAAAGAATTTAGCTAGTACTTTAGGTGTGAGTAATATATATGTAAAAGATGAGTCATACAGATTTGGATTAAATGCATTTAAAGTGCTTGGAGGAAGTTATGCGATAGGTAATTATATTGCTGAAAAACTAGGACAAGATATAGATAATCTACCATACGATAAAATAACTTCTGATGAAGTGAAAAAAGAACTTGGGGATATAACATTTATTACTGCAACAGATGGAAATCACGGGCGTGGTGTTGCATGGACAGCGAATAGATTGAGACAAAAATCTGTAGTATATATGCCAAAAGGTAGTTCATTAGAGAGATTAAATAATATAAAAGCCGAAGGGGCAGATGCTTCAATAACTGATATGAATTATGATGAGGCTGTAAGGTTTTCAAATGATTTAGCTGAGAAAAATGGATGGGTAATGGTTCAAGATACAGCATGGGAAGGTTATGAAAAAATACCAACTTGGATTATGCAGGGATATACTACAATGGCATATGAAGTATATATGCAGTTGCAAGAAATGAAAGAAGATATGCCAACACATATTTTTCTACAAGCAGGGGTTGGAGCTTTTGCAGGAGCAGTTCAAGGATTTTTTGCTAGTGTCTATGGTGAAAAAAGACCAATAACAACGATAGTTGAACCTAATAAGGCCGATTGCATTTATAGAACTTCAGAGAAAAATGATGGAAAGCTCCATTTTGTGACAGGTGATATGGATACAATAATGGCAGGACTTGCTTGTGGAGAACCATGCAGAATAGGGTACGAAGTTCTACGCGACTATAGTGATAATTTTGTATCATGTCCAGACTATGTAACAGCAAAAGGCATGAGAGTTATGGGAAATCCTGTTGAGAGTGATAAAAAGATTATTTCAGGAGAAAGCGGAGCAGTTACCATTGGGCTTATTGCAGAAATTTTCGAGAATAAGGATTTACAATGGTTAAAAGAAGAATTAAAGCTTGATGAAAATTCAAGAATACTTTGCTTCAGCACTGAAGGAAATACAGATAAAGAAAGCTATAGAGATATAGTATGGAATGGAAAGTACCCAAGCCATAGATAA
- a CDS encoding BMP family protein: MKKLLSLVLTMCTLVALLAGCGGSKTTETSTKDSKDAKNKTYKVAMISDTSISDGGWGAACYNAMVTAAKEKGFETQYTDGLKTADFAQSIRSYADLGYDLIFAPGNQYSDAVKEVAKDYPDVHFALLNGTVETDNIVSLLPDAEQIGQMAGALAGLMSKTNNIGFIGGMELDTTKTKLESYEAAAKAVNPNIQVASAYAGSFSDTAKGMEIANSMITSKNVDVMFGDASAVDSGARQALANKSNTYDIGQPSDLVKDDKSGIIISSVVTDNAAMIKLCMDDVINGKFGNKTIYGNIENGSLSVGTLSDKVPQDIKSKYLEIVDKIKAGTFIKK; this comes from the coding sequence ATGAAAAAATTATTATCATTAGTATTAACAATGTGCACATTAGTTGCATTACTAGCTGGGTGTGGAGGTTCAAAAACTACTGAAACTTCAACAAAAGATTCAAAGGATGCAAAAAATAAAACCTATAAAGTTGCAATGATTTCTGATACTTCAATTTCTGATGGGGGATGGGGAGCTGCATGTTATAATGCGATGGTTACTGCTGCAAAAGAAAAGGGCTTTGAAACTCAATATACAGATGGCCTTAAGACAGCGGATTTTGCTCAAAGCATACGTTCATATGCAGATTTAGGATATGACTTGATTTTTGCACCAGGTAATCAATATTCAGATGCAGTAAAGGAAGTAGCCAAAGATTATCCGGATGTACATTTTGCATTATTAAATGGTACAGTCGAAACAGATAATATAGTTTCTCTTTTACCAGATGCAGAGCAAATAGGCCAAATGGCAGGTGCTCTTGCAGGTCTTATGAGCAAAACTAATAATATTGGTTTTATTGGAGGTATGGAATTAGATACTACAAAAACTAAACTTGAAAGCTATGAAGCAGCAGCAAAAGCTGTTAATCCAAATATCCAAGTTGCATCAGCTTATGCAGGTTCATTTAGTGACACTGCAAAGGGGATGGAAATTGCAAATTCTATGATAACATCTAAGAATGTAGACGTAATGTTTGGTGACGCAAGTGCTGTTGATTCAGGAGCACGCCAAGCATTAGCTAATAAATCAAATACATATGATATTGGTCAGCCAAGTGATCTTGTAAAGGATGATAAATCTGGCATAATAATTTCTAGTGTAGTGACAGATAATGCAGCTATGATAAAACTTTGTATGGATGATGTTATAAACGGCAAGTTTGGTAATAAAACTATATATGGAAATATTGAAAATGGATCTTTAAGTGTTGGTACATTAAGTGATAAAGTGCCACAAGATATTAAGAGTAAATATTTGGAGATAGTTGATAAGATTAAGGCTGGTACCTTTATTAAAAAATAA
- a CDS encoding helix-turn-helix domain-containing protein — MIGEKIRERRQQLGLSLKELAEKTDLTSGFLSQIERDLSEPSISSLRKIAEVLGVAVFYFLIDNKVKNPVVRHNERKKIRFSESHMTYELLCPDMDRQLEMFMAKLEPGAMTCSEPLTHPGEEVTYVLKGKMWIKIGTDEYTLEEGDTIYYFGTTPHQIINTGSEELIFISTITPPQF; from the coding sequence ATGATTGGAGAAAAAATAAGAGAAAGAAGACAACAATTAGGATTGAGCCTAAAGGAATTAGCTGAAAAAACAGATTTGACATCTGGTTTTTTAAGTCAAATAGAAAGAGATTTATCAGAGCCATCAATTTCATCACTACGAAAAATTGCAGAAGTTTTGGGAGTGGCTGTGTTTTACTTTTTAATAGATAATAAGGTTAAAAACCCAGTAGTAAGACATAATGAAAGGAAGAAAATAAGATTCTCAGAATCTCATATGACATATGAACTACTATGCCCAGATATGGATAGGCAACTTGAAATGTTTATGGCTAAGCTGGAGCCAGGAGCCATGACTTGTAGTGAACCATTGACTCACCCCGGAGAAGAAGTAACCTATGTTTTAAAGGGAAAGATGTGGATAAAAATAGGCACAGATGAGTATACCCTCGAAGAAGGTGATACAATTTACTATTTTGGAACAACTCCACACCAAATTATTAATACTGGTTCAGAAGAACTAATATTTATTTCAACCATTACTCCTCCTCAATTCTAA
- a CDS encoding ABC transporter permease, protein MKLKNVLIKMFIPIISIICAFIVGAILITTIGGNPGEAFLYLFKGAFGNLTSFGKTLVKAIPLIFTGLAATFAYRCGVFNLGAEGQFIIGAVTSIWISVTLKGVSGVWLIILSLVLGAAAGGIWGAIPGILKITRGLNEMIVSIMLNYVAVLFMGYLYTGPLREGNVPQTEAVSDALKLGRVFGSNVHTGFIIAIVLALVIYYFLFYTSKGFKLRAVGMNEVASMYNGFSVKKFMLMSFIVSGAIAGLGGSVELHGVQYRLMSGFGTGYGFDGVAIALIGQLNPIGTVLVAYLFAILRTGANTMQVGTGMPTSVIDIIQALVIVFAVAGSALVNLPKVKQFFINITSKKQTKVVEG, encoded by the coding sequence ATGAAATTAAAAAATGTCTTAATTAAAATGTTTATACCTATCATTTCAATAATATGTGCTTTTATAGTGGGTGCAATATTGATTACAACTATTGGAGGAAATCCAGGAGAGGCTTTCTTGTATTTATTTAAAGGTGCATTTGGAAATTTAACAAGTTTTGGGAAGACATTAGTTAAAGCAATACCTTTAATTTTTACGGGACTTGCAGCAACCTTTGCATATAGATGTGGTGTCTTTAATTTAGGAGCAGAGGGTCAATTTATTATTGGTGCTGTAACTAGTATATGGATTTCAGTAACTTTAAAAGGTGTATCAGGAGTTTGGCTTATTATATTAAGTTTAGTGCTAGGAGCAGCAGCTGGTGGAATTTGGGGTGCTATTCCGGGAATATTGAAAATTACAAGGGGATTAAACGAAATGATAGTTAGCATTATGCTCAACTATGTGGCCGTACTTTTTATGGGATATCTCTATACAGGTCCTTTAAGAGAAGGAAATGTTCCTCAGACAGAGGCTGTCAGTGATGCTTTAAAACTTGGACGAGTGTTTGGATCTAACGTACATACTGGTTTTATAATTGCTATAGTTTTAGCTCTTGTAATATATTATTTTTTATTTTACACATCAAAAGGATTTAAACTTCGTGCAGTGGGAATGAATGAAGTAGCATCCATGTATAATGGATTTTCTGTTAAAAAATTTATGTTAATGTCATTTATAGTTTCAGGAGCAATAGCTGGACTAGGTGGAAGTGTTGAACTTCACGGAGTACAATATCGTCTAATGTCTGGATTTGGAACTGGATATGGCTTTGACGGTGTGGCGATTGCACTCATTGGCCAATTAAATCCTATAGGTACTGTGCTTGTAGCGTATCTTTTTGCAATACTACGTACTGGAGCAAATACAATGCAGGTTGGTACTGGTATGCCAACTTCAGTAATAGATATCATTCAAGCGTTGGTTATTGTATTTGCAGTTGCAGGAAGTGCGCTTGTTAATCTTCCAAAAGTTAAACAGTTCTTTATTAATATAACTTCAAAGAAACAAACAAAGGTGGTGGAAGGATAA
- a CDS encoding DDE-type integrase/transposase/recombinase: MINKFLLETVIYLIEIIKYLMTLLVGKNLLKSISDEPVKKEYRKLQVDDQPIFDVPEKLNYKLLIAEYEFKHGKEFAPVKPRKNKALAPKDVICPKCGAPHTYLYDNNGGRGQYLCKVCDTTFNPKNYYQKSIVLRCPHCSKTLERIKARKDFYVYKCKNDNCSFYQNNLKSMTKSEKQDFKKNPGKFKVRYIFRDFTFDFKPLSKESPVKSKVSLPNIMISSYTLGLILTYYVNYGLSSRKTAALLKDIHDIKISHQAILNYVNAVSIVVKPFIDNYDYKLSDSFCGDETYIKVNGKWNYIFFFFDAVKKIILSYRVSPHRDTETAVKAIDDVLSKLKEIPEDLNLITDGNPIYLLAQHFFASHSIKFDVTQVIGLTNKDEVSKEYRPLKQIIERLNRTFKGNYRATTGFGSPNGSVAFVTMFVAYFNFLRPHSALEGKTPVILEELESMSNMPTRWCKFIELSQDFVLNNCTITA; this comes from the coding sequence ATGATTAATAAGTTTCTTCTTGAAACTGTAATTTATCTTATTGAAATTATAAAGTATCTCATGACTTTGCTGGTTGGCAAAAACTTGCTTAAAAGCATTTCGGACGAACCTGTTAAGAAAGAATACCGAAAGCTTCAAGTAGATGATCAACCAATCTTTGATGTTCCCGAAAAACTTAACTATAAGCTTCTAATAGCTGAATATGAGTTTAAGCACGGCAAAGAATTTGCTCCTGTGAAACCTCGCAAAAACAAAGCGTTAGCTCCTAAGGATGTTATCTGTCCTAAGTGTGGTGCTCCACATACCTATCTTTACGATAATAACGGAGGCCGAGGACAATATCTTTGCAAAGTCTGTGATACCACATTCAATCCTAAAAATTACTATCAGAAATCCATAGTGTTAAGATGTCCTCACTGCAGTAAAACACTTGAAAGAATCAAGGCGCGTAAGGATTTCTACGTTTATAAGTGTAAGAATGATAATTGCTCTTTTTACCAAAATAATCTTAAATCAATGACAAAATCTGAAAAACAAGATTTTAAGAAGAATCCTGGTAAGTTCAAAGTTAGATACATATTTAGAGATTTCACTTTTGACTTTAAGCCACTTTCTAAAGAAAGTCCGGTAAAATCAAAGGTTTCTCTTCCAAACATTATGATTTCTTCTTACACCTTAGGACTCATTCTAACTTACTACGTTAACTACGGTTTATCTTCCAGAAAGACAGCTGCATTGCTTAAAGATATTCATGATATTAAAATATCTCATCAAGCAATTTTAAACTATGTTAATGCCGTTTCAATTGTAGTTAAGCCATTTATAGATAACTACGATTATAAACTTTCTGACTCTTTCTGCGGCGATGAAACCTACATAAAAGTTAACGGTAAGTGGAACTATATTTTCTTCTTTTTTGATGCTGTTAAAAAGATTATTCTATCTTACAGAGTATCACCACATAGAGATACCGAAACGGCTGTAAAAGCCATCGATGATGTTCTAAGTAAGTTAAAAGAAATACCTGAAGATCTTAATCTTATAACTGATGGTAACCCTATATATCTTCTTGCACAGCACTTCTTTGCAAGCCATAGTATAAAATTCGATGTTACTCAAGTTATAGGCTTAACCAATAAAGATGAAGTTTCAAAAGAATATAGGCCATTGAAGCAAATTATTGAACGTCTTAACCGAACCTTTAAAGGCAATTATAGAGCTACTACTGGCTTCGGAAGTCCTAACGGGTCGGTTGCATTTGTAACTATGTTTGTGGCATACTTTAACTTTCTAAGACCACATTCTGCCCTTGAAGGCAAAACTCCTGTAATCCTTGAAGAGTTAGAGTCAATGTCCAACATGCCTACTAGATGGTGCAAATTTATTGAACTATCTCAAGACTTTGTTCTAAATAACTGTACAATAACTGCCTAA